The following coding sequences lie in one Chelonia mydas isolate rCheMyd1 chromosome 6, rCheMyd1.pri.v2, whole genome shotgun sequence genomic window:
- the CELF1 gene encoding CUGBP Elav-like family member 1 isoform X2: protein MNGTLDHPDQPDLDAIKMFVGQVPRSWCEKDLRELFEQYGAVYEINVLRDRSQNPPQSKGCCFVTFYTRKAALEAQNALHNMKILPGMHHPIQMKPADSEKNNAVEDRKLFIGMISKKCNENDIRVMFSSFGQIEECRILRGPDGLSRGCAFVTFTTRAMAQTAIKAMHQAQTMEGCSSPIVVKFADTQKDKEQKRIAQQLQQQMQQISAASVWGNLAGLNTLGPQYLALYLQLLQQTAAASSGNLNTLSSLHPMGGLNAMQLQNLAALAAAASAAQNTPSGTAALTSSSSPLSVLTSSAGSSPSSSSSSSVNPMASLGALQTLAGATAGLNVSSLAGMAALNGGLGSSGLGSGGLSNGTGSTMEALTQAYSGIQQYAAAALPTLYNQSLLTQQSIGAAGSQKEGPEGANLFIYHLPQEFGDQDLLQMFMPFGNVVSAKVFIDKQTNLSKCFGP from the exons ATGAATGGCACACTGGATCACCCAGATCAACCTGACCTAGATGCCATCAAGATGTTTGTGGGGCAGGTTCCACGGAGCTGGTGTGAGAAGGATCTGAGAGAACTCTTTGAACAGTATGGTGCTGTCTACGAAATTAACGTCCTGAGGGACAGGAGCCAAAACCCTCCTCAGAGCAAAG GGTGCtgttttgttacattttataCCCGTAAAGCTGCACTAGAAGCACAGAATGCTCTCCACAACATGAAGATCCTCCCAGGG ATGCACCATCCCATCCAGATGAAACCAGCTGACAGTGAAAAAAATAATG CTGTGGAAGATAGAAAGCTGTTTATTGGGATGATCTCCAAGAAGTGCAATGAAAATGACATCcgggtgatgttctcctcctttGGGCAGATTGAGGAATGCAGGATACTACGGGGCCCAGATGGCTTGAGCCGAG GTTGTGCATTTGTGACTTTTACAACAAGAGCCATGGCGCAAACAGCAATCAAAGCAATGCACCAAGCACAGACCATGGAG GGTTGCTCTTCTCCCATCGTGGTGAAATTTGCAGATACGCAGAAGGACAAAGAGCAGAAACGTATTGCTCAGCAACTCCAGCAGCAGATGCAACAGATAAGCGCAGCCTCTGTATGGGGAAACCTGGCTGGTCTGAACACACTTGGACCCCAATACTTAGCA CTTTATTTGCAGCTCCTTCAGCAGACAGCAGCTGCCTCATCTGGGAACCTGAACACACTGAGCAGTCTCCACCCAATGGGAG GGTTGAATGCGATGCAGTTACAGAACCTGGCTGCATTAGCAGCTGCAGCCAGTGCAGCTCAGAATACACCAAGTGGCACCGCTGCACTCACTTCTTCCAGCAGTCCCCTAAGTGTGCTCACCAGTTCAG CAGGTTCCTCACCTAGCTCGAGTAGCAGCTCCTCTGTTAACCCAATGGCCTCTCTTGGAGCGCTGCAGACGTTAGCAGGTGCTACAGCAGGCCTCAATGTCAGCTCTTTAGCAG ggatggcagccttaaaTGGTGGACTTGGCAGCAGTGGACTTGGCAGCGGTGGCCTCTCAAATGGCACGGGTAGCACAATGGAGGCTCTCACTCAGGCGTACTCTGGGATTCAGCAATACGCTGCTGCCGCATTGCCCACTCTCTACAACCAGAGTCTGTTAACGCAGCAGAGTATTGGTGCAGCAGGAAGTCAAAAAGAAG GTCCAGAGGGAGCCAATCTGTTCATCTACCACCTCCCCCAGGAGTTTGGGGACCAGGACCTGCTGCAGATGTTCATGCCATTTGGGAATGTCGTCTCCGCCAAGGTTTTCATTGACAAGCAGACCAATCTAAGCAAGTGTTTTG GTCCGTAA
- the CELF1 gene encoding CUGBP Elav-like family member 1 isoform X4: MNGTLDHPDQPDLDAIKMFVGQVPRSWCEKDLRELFEQYGAVYEINVLRDRSQNPPQSKGCCFVTFYTRKAALEAQNALHNMKILPGMHHPIQMKPADSEKNNAVEDRKLFIGMISKKCNENDIRVMFSSFGQIEECRILRGPDGLSRGCAFVTFTTRAMAQTAIKAMHQAQTMEGCSSPIVVKFADTQKDKEQKRIAQQLQQQMQQISAASVWGNLAGLNTLGPQYLALLQQTAAASSGNLNTLSSLHPMGGLNAMQLQNLAALAAAASAAQNTPSGTAALTSSSSPLSVLTSSAGSSPSSSSSSSVNPMASLGALQTLAGATAGLNVSSLAGMAALNGGLGSSGLGSGGLSNGTGSTMEALTQAYSGIQQYAAAALPTLYNQSLLTQQSIGAAGSQKEGPEGANLFIYHLPQEFGDQDLLQMFMPFGNVVSAKVFIDKQTNLSKCFGFVSYDNPVSAQAAIQSMNGFQIGMKRLKVQLKRSKNDSKPY; encoded by the exons ATGAATGGCACACTGGATCACCCAGATCAACCTGACCTAGATGCCATCAAGATGTTTGTGGGGCAGGTTCCACGGAGCTGGTGTGAGAAGGATCTGAGAGAACTCTTTGAACAGTATGGTGCTGTCTACGAAATTAACGTCCTGAGGGACAGGAGCCAAAACCCTCCTCAGAGCAAAG GGTGCtgttttgttacattttataCCCGTAAAGCTGCACTAGAAGCACAGAATGCTCTCCACAACATGAAGATCCTCCCAGGG ATGCACCATCCCATCCAGATGAAACCAGCTGACAGTGAAAAAAATAATG CTGTGGAAGATAGAAAGCTGTTTATTGGGATGATCTCCAAGAAGTGCAATGAAAATGACATCcgggtgatgttctcctcctttGGGCAGATTGAGGAATGCAGGATACTACGGGGCCCAGATGGCTTGAGCCGAG GTTGTGCATTTGTGACTTTTACAACAAGAGCCATGGCGCAAACAGCAATCAAAGCAATGCACCAAGCACAGACCATGGAG GGTTGCTCTTCTCCCATCGTGGTGAAATTTGCAGATACGCAGAAGGACAAAGAGCAGAAACGTATTGCTCAGCAACTCCAGCAGCAGATGCAACAGATAAGCGCAGCCTCTGTATGGGGAAACCTGGCTGGTCTGAACACACTTGGACCCCAATACTTAGCA CTCCTTCAGCAGACAGCAGCTGCCTCATCTGGGAACCTGAACACACTGAGCAGTCTCCACCCAATGGGAG GGTTGAATGCGATGCAGTTACAGAACCTGGCTGCATTAGCAGCTGCAGCCAGTGCAGCTCAGAATACACCAAGTGGCACCGCTGCACTCACTTCTTCCAGCAGTCCCCTAAGTGTGCTCACCAGTTCAG CAGGTTCCTCACCTAGCTCGAGTAGCAGCTCCTCTGTTAACCCAATGGCCTCTCTTGGAGCGCTGCAGACGTTAGCAGGTGCTACAGCAGGCCTCAATGTCAGCTCTTTAGCAG ggatggcagccttaaaTGGTGGACTTGGCAGCAGTGGACTTGGCAGCGGTGGCCTCTCAAATGGCACGGGTAGCACAATGGAGGCTCTCACTCAGGCGTACTCTGGGATTCAGCAATACGCTGCTGCCGCATTGCCCACTCTCTACAACCAGAGTCTGTTAACGCAGCAGAGTATTGGTGCAGCAGGAAGTCAAAAAGAAG GTCCAGAGGGAGCCAATCTGTTCATCTACCACCTCCCCCAGGAGTTTGGGGACCAGGACCTGCTGCAGATGTTCATGCCATTTGGGAATGTCGTCTCCGCCAAGGTTTTCATTGACAAGCAGACCAATCTAAGCAAGTGTTTTG
- the CELF1 gene encoding CUGBP Elav-like family member 1 isoform X3, with translation MNGTLDHPDQPDLDAIKMFVGQVPRSWCEKDLRELFEQYGAVYEINVLRDRSQNPPQSKGCCFVTFYTRKAALEAQNALHNMKILPGMHHPIQMKPADSEKNNAVEDRKLFIGMISKKCNENDIRVMFSSFGQIEECRILRGPDGLSRGCAFVTFTTRAMAQTAIKAMHQAQTMEGCSSPIVVKFADTQKDKEQKRIAQQLQQQMQQISAASVWGNLAGLNTLGPQYLALYLQLLQQTAAASSGNLNTLSSLHPMGGLNAMQLQNLAALAAAASAAQNTPSGTAALTSSSSPLSVLTSSGSSPSSSSSSSVNPMASLGALQTLAGATAGLNVSSLAGMAALNGGLGSSGLGSGGLSNGTGSTMEALTQAYSGIQQYAAAALPTLYNQSLLTQQSIGAAGSQKEGPEGANLFIYHLPQEFGDQDLLQMFMPFGNVVSAKVFIDKQTNLSKCFGFVSYDNPVSAQAAIQSMNGFQIGMKRLKVQLKRSKNDSKPY, from the exons ATGAATGGCACACTGGATCACCCAGATCAACCTGACCTAGATGCCATCAAGATGTTTGTGGGGCAGGTTCCACGGAGCTGGTGTGAGAAGGATCTGAGAGAACTCTTTGAACAGTATGGTGCTGTCTACGAAATTAACGTCCTGAGGGACAGGAGCCAAAACCCTCCTCAGAGCAAAG GGTGCtgttttgttacattttataCCCGTAAAGCTGCACTAGAAGCACAGAATGCTCTCCACAACATGAAGATCCTCCCAGGG ATGCACCATCCCATCCAGATGAAACCAGCTGACAGTGAAAAAAATAATG CTGTGGAAGATAGAAAGCTGTTTATTGGGATGATCTCCAAGAAGTGCAATGAAAATGACATCcgggtgatgttctcctcctttGGGCAGATTGAGGAATGCAGGATACTACGGGGCCCAGATGGCTTGAGCCGAG GTTGTGCATTTGTGACTTTTACAACAAGAGCCATGGCGCAAACAGCAATCAAAGCAATGCACCAAGCACAGACCATGGAG GGTTGCTCTTCTCCCATCGTGGTGAAATTTGCAGATACGCAGAAGGACAAAGAGCAGAAACGTATTGCTCAGCAACTCCAGCAGCAGATGCAACAGATAAGCGCAGCCTCTGTATGGGGAAACCTGGCTGGTCTGAACACACTTGGACCCCAATACTTAGCA CTTTATTTGCAGCTCCTTCAGCAGACAGCAGCTGCCTCATCTGGGAACCTGAACACACTGAGCAGTCTCCACCCAATGGGAG GGTTGAATGCGATGCAGTTACAGAACCTGGCTGCATTAGCAGCTGCAGCCAGTGCAGCTCAGAATACACCAAGTGGCACCGCTGCACTCACTTCTTCCAGCAGTCCCCTAAGTGTGCTCACCAGTTCAG GTTCCTCACCTAGCTCGAGTAGCAGCTCCTCTGTTAACCCAATGGCCTCTCTTGGAGCGCTGCAGACGTTAGCAGGTGCTACAGCAGGCCTCAATGTCAGCTCTTTAGCAG ggatggcagccttaaaTGGTGGACTTGGCAGCAGTGGACTTGGCAGCGGTGGCCTCTCAAATGGCACGGGTAGCACAATGGAGGCTCTCACTCAGGCGTACTCTGGGATTCAGCAATACGCTGCTGCCGCATTGCCCACTCTCTACAACCAGAGTCTGTTAACGCAGCAGAGTATTGGTGCAGCAGGAAGTCAAAAAGAAG GTCCAGAGGGAGCCAATCTGTTCATCTACCACCTCCCCCAGGAGTTTGGGGACCAGGACCTGCTGCAGATGTTCATGCCATTTGGGAATGTCGTCTCCGCCAAGGTTTTCATTGACAAGCAGACCAATCTAAGCAAGTGTTTTG
- the CELF1 gene encoding CUGBP Elav-like family member 1 isoform X1, translated as MNGTLDHPDQPDLDAIKMFVGQVPRSWCEKDLRELFEQYGAVYEINVLRDRSQNPPQSKGCCFVTFYTRKAALEAQNALHNMKILPGMHHPIQMKPADSEKNNAVEDRKLFIGMISKKCNENDIRVMFSSFGQIEECRILRGPDGLSRGCAFVTFTTRAMAQTAIKAMHQAQTMEGCSSPIVVKFADTQKDKEQKRIAQQLQQQMQQISAASVWGNLAGLNTLGPQYLALYLQLLQQTAAASSGNLNTLSSLHPMGGLNAMQLQNLAALAAAASAAQNTPSGTAALTSSSSPLSVLTSSAGSSPSSSSSSSVNPMASLGALQTLAGATAGLNVSSLAGMAALNGGLGSSGLGSGGLSNGTGSTMEALTQAYSGIQQYAAAALPTLYNQSLLTQQSIGAAGSQKEGPEGANLFIYHLPQEFGDQDLLQMFMPFGNVVSAKVFIDKQTNLSKCFGFVSYDNPVSAQAAIQSMNGFQIGMKRLKVQLKRSKNDSKPY; from the exons ATGAATGGCACACTGGATCACCCAGATCAACCTGACCTAGATGCCATCAAGATGTTTGTGGGGCAGGTTCCACGGAGCTGGTGTGAGAAGGATCTGAGAGAACTCTTTGAACAGTATGGTGCTGTCTACGAAATTAACGTCCTGAGGGACAGGAGCCAAAACCCTCCTCAGAGCAAAG GGTGCtgttttgttacattttataCCCGTAAAGCTGCACTAGAAGCACAGAATGCTCTCCACAACATGAAGATCCTCCCAGGG ATGCACCATCCCATCCAGATGAAACCAGCTGACAGTGAAAAAAATAATG CTGTGGAAGATAGAAAGCTGTTTATTGGGATGATCTCCAAGAAGTGCAATGAAAATGACATCcgggtgatgttctcctcctttGGGCAGATTGAGGAATGCAGGATACTACGGGGCCCAGATGGCTTGAGCCGAG GTTGTGCATTTGTGACTTTTACAACAAGAGCCATGGCGCAAACAGCAATCAAAGCAATGCACCAAGCACAGACCATGGAG GGTTGCTCTTCTCCCATCGTGGTGAAATTTGCAGATACGCAGAAGGACAAAGAGCAGAAACGTATTGCTCAGCAACTCCAGCAGCAGATGCAACAGATAAGCGCAGCCTCTGTATGGGGAAACCTGGCTGGTCTGAACACACTTGGACCCCAATACTTAGCA CTTTATTTGCAGCTCCTTCAGCAGACAGCAGCTGCCTCATCTGGGAACCTGAACACACTGAGCAGTCTCCACCCAATGGGAG GGTTGAATGCGATGCAGTTACAGAACCTGGCTGCATTAGCAGCTGCAGCCAGTGCAGCTCAGAATACACCAAGTGGCACCGCTGCACTCACTTCTTCCAGCAGTCCCCTAAGTGTGCTCACCAGTTCAG CAGGTTCCTCACCTAGCTCGAGTAGCAGCTCCTCTGTTAACCCAATGGCCTCTCTTGGAGCGCTGCAGACGTTAGCAGGTGCTACAGCAGGCCTCAATGTCAGCTCTTTAGCAG ggatggcagccttaaaTGGTGGACTTGGCAGCAGTGGACTTGGCAGCGGTGGCCTCTCAAATGGCACGGGTAGCACAATGGAGGCTCTCACTCAGGCGTACTCTGGGATTCAGCAATACGCTGCTGCCGCATTGCCCACTCTCTACAACCAGAGTCTGTTAACGCAGCAGAGTATTGGTGCAGCAGGAAGTCAAAAAGAAG GTCCAGAGGGAGCCAATCTGTTCATCTACCACCTCCCCCAGGAGTTTGGGGACCAGGACCTGCTGCAGATGTTCATGCCATTTGGGAATGTCGTCTCCGCCAAGGTTTTCATTGACAAGCAGACCAATCTAAGCAAGTGTTTTG
- the CELF1 gene encoding CUGBP Elav-like family member 1 isoform X5 — protein MNGTLDHPDQPDLDAIKMFVGQVPRSWCEKDLRELFEQYGAVYEINVLRDRSQNPPQSKGCCFVTFYTRKAALEAQNALHNMKILPGMHHPIQMKPADSEKNNAVEDRKLFIGMISKKCNENDIRVMFSSFGQIEECRILRGPDGLSRGCAFVTFTTRAMAQTAIKAMHQAQTMEGCSSPIVVKFADTQKDKEQKRIAQQLQQQMQQISAASVWGNLAGLNTLGPQYLALLQQTAAASSGNLNTLSSLHPMGGLNAMQLQNLAALAAAASAAQNTPSGTAALTSSSSPLSVLTSSGSSPSSSSSSSVNPMASLGALQTLAGATAGLNVSSLAGMAALNGGLGSSGLGSGGLSNGTGSTMEALTQAYSGIQQYAAAALPTLYNQSLLTQQSIGAAGSQKEGPEGANLFIYHLPQEFGDQDLLQMFMPFGNVVSAKVFIDKQTNLSKCFGFVSYDNPVSAQAAIQSMNGFQIGMKRLKVQLKRSKNDSKPY, from the exons ATGAATGGCACACTGGATCACCCAGATCAACCTGACCTAGATGCCATCAAGATGTTTGTGGGGCAGGTTCCACGGAGCTGGTGTGAGAAGGATCTGAGAGAACTCTTTGAACAGTATGGTGCTGTCTACGAAATTAACGTCCTGAGGGACAGGAGCCAAAACCCTCCTCAGAGCAAAG GGTGCtgttttgttacattttataCCCGTAAAGCTGCACTAGAAGCACAGAATGCTCTCCACAACATGAAGATCCTCCCAGGG ATGCACCATCCCATCCAGATGAAACCAGCTGACAGTGAAAAAAATAATG CTGTGGAAGATAGAAAGCTGTTTATTGGGATGATCTCCAAGAAGTGCAATGAAAATGACATCcgggtgatgttctcctcctttGGGCAGATTGAGGAATGCAGGATACTACGGGGCCCAGATGGCTTGAGCCGAG GTTGTGCATTTGTGACTTTTACAACAAGAGCCATGGCGCAAACAGCAATCAAAGCAATGCACCAAGCACAGACCATGGAG GGTTGCTCTTCTCCCATCGTGGTGAAATTTGCAGATACGCAGAAGGACAAAGAGCAGAAACGTATTGCTCAGCAACTCCAGCAGCAGATGCAACAGATAAGCGCAGCCTCTGTATGGGGAAACCTGGCTGGTCTGAACACACTTGGACCCCAATACTTAGCA CTCCTTCAGCAGACAGCAGCTGCCTCATCTGGGAACCTGAACACACTGAGCAGTCTCCACCCAATGGGAG GGTTGAATGCGATGCAGTTACAGAACCTGGCTGCATTAGCAGCTGCAGCCAGTGCAGCTCAGAATACACCAAGTGGCACCGCTGCACTCACTTCTTCCAGCAGTCCCCTAAGTGTGCTCACCAGTTCAG GTTCCTCACCTAGCTCGAGTAGCAGCTCCTCTGTTAACCCAATGGCCTCTCTTGGAGCGCTGCAGACGTTAGCAGGTGCTACAGCAGGCCTCAATGTCAGCTCTTTAGCAG ggatggcagccttaaaTGGTGGACTTGGCAGCAGTGGACTTGGCAGCGGTGGCCTCTCAAATGGCACGGGTAGCACAATGGAGGCTCTCACTCAGGCGTACTCTGGGATTCAGCAATACGCTGCTGCCGCATTGCCCACTCTCTACAACCAGAGTCTGTTAACGCAGCAGAGTATTGGTGCAGCAGGAAGTCAAAAAGAAG GTCCAGAGGGAGCCAATCTGTTCATCTACCACCTCCCCCAGGAGTTTGGGGACCAGGACCTGCTGCAGATGTTCATGCCATTTGGGAATGTCGTCTCCGCCAAGGTTTTCATTGACAAGCAGACCAATCTAAGCAAGTGTTTTG